One genomic segment of Streptomyces sp. NBC_00239 includes these proteins:
- a CDS encoding FG-GAP repeat domain-containing protein yields the protein MRGLMGRGAARLGVFGGTAALVAAGSVPAFAAGSDDYAFTFKDQVVAPGEGSMAVLRPDTVDGMPDGTLVFAMSKAPLTDASWAQGGLPAGMAARIDDTCTASATVKGVYMCPTGEDTGFVGPAVTAAASVKDDTKLHYGVAYAPRGSDLKAAVKKAQLAQSSPVKGRVEPHFVRVLTAEHAKKNKLTLKSPALPAGGTVTQSVTVKALDSGQLRLGFRRGSGQREWDPGELKVELVSVTPGAGASNCEFRAGELGGWEGVTCDVTAAGGRDVTVSYTLKADATAAAWRIAVSAMYNVYAPGWGEGPEAESEFAVKSDIPVTERHTLLARDKAGQLTAFRGTGKAPQVFGEAEFYGEEWAKYTAAAKLSPVKVQMEGGPVVVRDAAGVLWNFPLFGQYGLYEPVKVGAGWNIYKSLTGVGDVTGDGKADLLAKDANGTQWLYAGTGKAKTPFEVRKKVGAGWNAFTDLTGAGDVSGDGRADLLARDAAGAMWLYAGTGKAAAPYAPRVQLGAVADWKGYTAFSAPGDLDSDRKADLVARDAAGVLWLLKGTGDASAPYAKRVKIGGGWNKYGSLL from the coding sequence ATGCGTGGATTGATGGGGCGGGGCGCGGCGCGTCTCGGGGTGTTCGGGGGGACCGCGGCGCTGGTGGCCGCAGGTTCGGTGCCCGCGTTCGCCGCCGGGAGCGATGACTACGCGTTCACGTTCAAGGACCAGGTGGTGGCCCCGGGTGAGGGGTCGATGGCCGTGCTGAGGCCCGACACGGTGGACGGGATGCCGGACGGCACGCTCGTGTTCGCCATGTCCAAGGCGCCGTTGACCGACGCGTCCTGGGCGCAGGGCGGTCTGCCGGCCGGGATGGCGGCGCGGATCGACGACACGTGTACGGCGTCGGCGACGGTCAAGGGCGTGTACATGTGCCCGACCGGCGAGGACACCGGGTTCGTGGGGCCGGCGGTGACCGCGGCGGCTTCGGTGAAGGACGATACGAAGCTGCACTACGGGGTGGCGTACGCGCCGCGCGGGTCGGACCTCAAGGCCGCGGTGAAGAAGGCGCAGCTGGCGCAGAGTTCACCGGTCAAGGGGCGGGTGGAGCCGCATTTCGTGCGGGTGCTGACGGCCGAGCACGCCAAGAAGAACAAGCTGACGCTGAAGTCCCCGGCGCTGCCGGCGGGTGGCACGGTCACCCAGTCGGTGACGGTGAAGGCGCTGGACTCGGGGCAGCTGCGGTTGGGCTTCCGTCGGGGTTCGGGCCAGCGGGAGTGGGATCCGGGCGAGCTGAAGGTGGAGCTGGTCTCGGTGACGCCGGGTGCCGGCGCCTCGAACTGCGAGTTCAGGGCGGGTGAGCTCGGTGGCTGGGAGGGCGTCACGTGTGATGTGACGGCGGCCGGTGGCAGGGACGTGACGGTCTCGTACACGCTGAAGGCGGACGCGACCGCGGCGGCGTGGCGGATCGCGGTGTCCGCGATGTACAACGTGTACGCGCCGGGCTGGGGTGAAGGCCCCGAGGCCGAGAGTGAGTTCGCCGTGAAGAGCGACATCCCGGTGACGGAGCGGCACACGCTGCTGGCCAGGGACAAGGCGGGCCAGTTGACGGCGTTCCGTGGCACCGGGAAGGCGCCGCAGGTGTTCGGCGAGGCCGAGTTCTACGGTGAGGAGTGGGCCAAGTACACGGCCGCGGCCAAGTTGTCGCCGGTGAAGGTGCAGATGGAGGGCGGCCCGGTGGTCGTCCGCGATGCGGCGGGCGTGCTCTGGAACTTCCCGCTGTTCGGGCAGTACGGCCTGTACGAGCCGGTGAAGGTCGGTGCGGGCTGGAACATCTACAAGTCGCTGACCGGTGTGGGCGATGTGACCGGTGACGGCAAGGCGGACCTGCTGGCGAAGGACGCGAACGGCACGCAGTGGCTGTACGCGGGCACCGGCAAGGCCAAGACGCCGTTCGAGGTGCGCAAGAAGGTGGGTGCGGGCTGGAACGCCTTCACCGACCTGACGGGTGCCGGTGACGTGAGCGGTGACGGCAGGGCGGACCTGCTGGCGCGGGACGCGGCCGGCGCGATGTGGCTGTACGCGGGCACCGGCAAGGCCGCCGCTCCGTACGCGCCGCGGGTGCAGCTGGGTGCGGTGGCGGACTGGAAGGGCTACACGGCCTTCAGTGCGCCCGGTGACCTGGACTCGGACCGCAAGGCGGACCTGGTGGCGCGGGACGCGGCCGGTGTGCTGTGGCTGCTGAAGGGTACGGGGGACGCCTCGGCTCCGTACGCGAAGCGCGTCAAGATCGGCGGCGGCTGGAACAAGTACGGCTCGCTGCTCTGA
- a CDS encoding FG-GAP repeat domain-containing protein — protein sequence MRIRGSVALVGSVALLASGALAGVAAAAGSASAEEGFAFHPAADSTIKPEESSFLAPQPTLASPDAEGTFVYALSRRALTGGEWTAGGVPAGMKATLYSGDPCKARAGVAGVYTCSAKGLRYVPAPALAATAGAVHGTKLYYGVAYVPPGGSVAAGIAEAQAAGARPQDGTHTAATVTVKTPARVAENKLSLSVPGVAAGASAAQSVTVHAVDKARLKLSFASSAGQRVWEYGERNLEVADVVAGPSARCLPADVSPGLVCDILAPGDVTIGYTLKAGASMKAWKVDAKAEYQVWTSPISTGNPAVKAAFKVASPYPVWDRHRLFGREKDGALTLLEGTGRASEPFASYAATAGREWGAYGLVTKLAPLTGRGTGGGIVARDKAGVLWHYAPKNDLFPLDGRTKVGAGWQIYDELAGVSDVTGDGRADLLARDKGGVLWLYAGTGKASAPFAVRTRIGAGWKVFNELTGLGDVTGDRKADLLARDAAGALWLYAGTGAAAKPFAPRVQTDLDGAGLRSLSGTGDLTDDGRADLVTQDTAGVLWLHEGTGDPSAPFGAQSRVDRWWDQSRIGSFDVLL from the coding sequence ATGCGCATACGTGGTTCGGTGGCGCTCGTCGGGTCGGTGGCGCTGCTCGCGTCCGGTGCTCTGGCGGGGGTCGCGGCGGCGGCGGGGTCGGCCTCGGCGGAGGAAGGTTTCGCCTTCCATCCGGCGGCCGACAGCACGATCAAGCCGGAGGAGTCGTCGTTCCTGGCGCCGCAGCCGACGCTGGCCAGTCCGGACGCGGAGGGCACGTTCGTCTACGCGCTCAGCCGTCGGGCGCTGACCGGCGGGGAGTGGACGGCCGGCGGGGTGCCGGCCGGGATGAAGGCGACGCTGTACAGCGGTGACCCGTGCAAGGCGCGGGCCGGGGTGGCGGGCGTGTACACCTGCTCGGCGAAGGGCCTGCGGTACGTGCCCGCGCCGGCGCTCGCGGCGACGGCGGGTGCCGTCCACGGTACGAAGCTGTACTACGGCGTGGCGTACGTGCCGCCGGGCGGCAGCGTCGCCGCGGGCATCGCGGAGGCCCAGGCGGCGGGCGCGCGTCCGCAGGACGGCACGCACACGGCGGCCACGGTGACGGTCAAGACGCCGGCTCGGGTGGCGGAGAACAAGCTGAGCCTGTCGGTGCCGGGGGTGGCGGCCGGTGCCTCGGCGGCCCAGTCGGTCACCGTGCACGCGGTGGACAAGGCGCGGCTGAAGCTGTCGTTCGCCTCGTCGGCGGGCCAGCGGGTGTGGGAGTACGGCGAGCGGAACCTGGAGGTCGCGGACGTCGTGGCCGGGCCCTCGGCGCGCTGCCTGCCGGCGGACGTCTCGCCGGGGCTGGTGTGCGACATCCTGGCGCCGGGCGACGTCACCATCGGCTACACGCTGAAGGCGGGCGCGTCGATGAAGGCCTGGAAGGTGGACGCGAAGGCCGAGTACCAGGTCTGGACCTCGCCGATCAGCACCGGGAACCCGGCCGTGAAGGCCGCGTTCAAGGTGGCGAGCCCGTACCCGGTGTGGGACCGGCACCGGCTGTTCGGGCGTGAGAAGGACGGCGCGCTGACCCTCCTGGAGGGCACCGGCCGTGCTTCCGAGCCGTTCGCCTCGTACGCCGCGACGGCCGGCCGGGAGTGGGGTGCGTACGGTCTGGTGACGAAGCTGGCGCCGCTCACCGGGCGGGGCACGGGCGGCGGGATCGTGGCCCGGGACAAGGCGGGCGTGCTGTGGCACTACGCGCCGAAGAACGACCTGTTCCCGCTGGACGGCCGTACCAAGGTCGGTGCGGGCTGGCAGATCTACGACGAGCTGGCCGGCGTCTCGGACGTGACCGGTGACGGCCGGGCCGACCTGCTGGCGCGCGACAAGGGCGGGGTGCTGTGGCTGTACGCGGGCACCGGCAAGGCGTCGGCGCCGTTCGCGGTGCGCACGAGGATCGGTGCGGGCTGGAAGGTCTTCAACGAGCTGACGGGCCTGGGCGATGTGACGGGTGACCGCAAGGCGGACCTGCTGGCGCGGGACGCGGCGGGGGCGCTGTGGCTGTACGCGGGCACGGGCGCGGCGGCCAAGCCGTTCGCGCCGCGGGTGCAGACGGACCTCGACGGGGCCGGGCTGCGGTCGCTGTCGGGTACGGGTGACCTGACGGACGACGGCCGGGCGGACCTGGTCACCCAGGACACGGCCGGGGTGCTGTGGCTGCACGAGGGCACGGGCGATCCGTCCGCGCCGTTCGGGGCGCAGAGCCGCGTCGACCGCTGGTGGGACCAGAGCCGCATCGGGTCCTTCGACGTGCTGCTGTAG
- a CDS encoding NAD(P)/FAD-dependent oxidoreductase, producing MTRTKITTAQTSGTVNGGISFWYAQDGTPPPREPLPGDAAADVCIVGGGYTGLWTAYYLKQAAPFLRVTVLEQKFCGYGASGRNGGWLYNGIAGRDRYAKLHGHDAAVRLQQAMNATVTEVVDTAAKEGIDADIHQGGVLEVAYTPAQLTRLKAFHEAETAFGETDRVLLGAREAADRIRVAGAVGATWSPHGARIHPVKLTKGLADTCEALGVTIHESTPVTEIAKGRAVTPYGTVRAPYVLRCTEGFTASLKGHRRAWLPMNSSMIVTDPIPAAVWSELGWEGRETLGDMAHAYMYAQRTADDRIAIGGRGIPYRFGSRTDNDGRTQPATIEALRDILVRFFPQLAGTGIAHAWSGVLGVPRDWCATVTLDRATGLGWAGGYVGSGVATANLAARTLRDLVRQDSGQDGPTDLTTLPWVNHKVRSWEPEPFRWIGVHALYAAYREADRREAATHTAATAPLARAADRISGRH from the coding sequence ATGACGCGCACGAAGATCACGACCGCACAGACCTCCGGCACGGTCAACGGCGGCATCTCCTTCTGGTACGCCCAGGACGGCACCCCGCCCCCGCGCGAGCCCCTGCCCGGCGACGCCGCCGCCGACGTCTGCATCGTCGGCGGCGGCTACACCGGCCTGTGGACCGCCTACTACCTCAAGCAGGCCGCCCCCTTCCTGCGCGTCACCGTCCTGGAGCAGAAGTTCTGCGGCTACGGCGCCTCCGGCCGCAACGGCGGCTGGCTCTACAACGGCATCGCCGGCCGCGACCGCTACGCCAAACTCCACGGCCACGACGCCGCCGTCCGCCTCCAGCAGGCCATGAACGCCACCGTCACCGAAGTCGTCGACACCGCCGCCAAGGAGGGCATCGACGCCGACATCCACCAGGGCGGCGTCCTCGAAGTCGCCTACACCCCCGCCCAGCTGACCCGCCTCAAGGCCTTCCACGAAGCCGAGACCGCCTTCGGCGAGACCGACCGGGTCCTCCTCGGCGCCCGCGAAGCCGCCGACCGGATCCGCGTGGCCGGCGCCGTCGGCGCCACCTGGAGCCCGCACGGCGCCCGCATCCACCCCGTGAAGCTCACCAAGGGCCTCGCCGACACCTGCGAGGCACTCGGCGTCACCATCCACGAGTCGACCCCCGTCACCGAGATCGCCAAGGGCCGCGCCGTCACCCCGTACGGCACCGTCCGCGCCCCCTACGTACTGCGCTGCACCGAAGGCTTCACCGCGAGCCTCAAGGGCCACCGGCGCGCCTGGCTCCCGATGAACTCCTCGATGATCGTCACCGACCCGATCCCCGCCGCCGTCTGGTCCGAACTCGGCTGGGAAGGCCGCGAAACCCTCGGCGACATGGCCCACGCCTACATGTACGCCCAGCGCACCGCCGACGACCGCATCGCCATCGGCGGCCGCGGCATCCCGTACCGCTTCGGCTCCCGCACCGACAACGACGGCCGCACCCAGCCCGCGACCATCGAGGCCCTGCGCGACATCCTCGTCCGCTTCTTCCCGCAGCTCGCCGGCACCGGCATCGCCCACGCCTGGTCCGGCGTCCTCGGCGTCCCCCGCGACTGGTGCGCCACCGTCACCCTGGACCGCGCCACCGGCCTCGGCTGGGCCGGCGGCTACGTCGGCAGCGGCGTCGCCACCGCCAACCTCGCCGCCCGCACCCTGCGCGACCTCGTCCGCCAGGACTCCGGCCAGGACGGCCCCACCGACCTCACCACCCTCCCGTGGGTCAACCACAAGGTGCGCAGCTGGGAACCCGAGCCGTTCCGCTGGATCGGCGTCCACGCCCTGTACGCCGCCTACCGCGAGGCGGACCGCCGGGAAGCCGCCACCCACACCGCGGCGACCGCGCCCCTCGCCCGGGCCGCCGACCGCATCTCCGGCCGCCACTGA
- a CDS encoding zinc-binding dehydrogenase produces the protein MHAVRLHAFGPAENLTYEQTDDPVPGPGQVRIAVAAAGVHLLDTTLRAGVPTGPLALPDLPTVPGREIAGTVDALGEGTDPAWLGRRVVAHLGPVPGGYAALAVTDADRLHPVPDGLDEAAAVAMIGTGRTALGILQFADLGPDSVAVVPAAAGGIGTLLVQYAKRAGATVVGLAGGPAKTARTAANGADLAVDYTEPGWPERVRAFLGDRTATVVFDSVGGDTGRAAVDLLGPGGLHLVFGWSGSADGPLTFTEAELAARGITSEGVLGPVMLRKTGGENPLRTLETRALAEAAAGRLTPAVQRFPLAGAAAAHRALETRGTMGKVVLEP, from the coding sequence ATGCACGCCGTACGCCTCCACGCCTTCGGCCCCGCCGAGAACCTGACGTACGAGCAGACCGACGACCCGGTGCCCGGCCCCGGCCAGGTGCGGATCGCGGTCGCCGCCGCCGGCGTGCACCTCCTCGACACCACCCTGCGGGCCGGCGTGCCGACGGGCCCGCTCGCCCTCCCCGACCTGCCCACCGTGCCCGGCCGCGAGATCGCCGGCACGGTGGACGCCCTCGGGGAGGGCACCGACCCGGCCTGGCTGGGCCGCCGCGTCGTCGCCCACCTGGGCCCGGTCCCCGGCGGCTACGCCGCGCTCGCCGTCACCGACGCCGACCGGCTGCACCCCGTACCGGACGGGCTCGACGAAGCCGCGGCCGTCGCGATGATCGGCACCGGCCGGACCGCGCTGGGCATCCTCCAGTTCGCCGACCTGGGCCCGGACTCGGTCGCCGTCGTCCCGGCCGCGGCCGGCGGCATCGGCACCCTCCTCGTGCAGTACGCCAAGCGGGCCGGCGCCACCGTCGTCGGCCTGGCCGGCGGCCCCGCCAAGACGGCCCGTACCGCCGCCAACGGCGCCGACCTCGCCGTGGACTACACCGAACCCGGCTGGCCCGAGCGGGTCCGCGCCTTCCTCGGCGACCGGACGGCGACCGTCGTCTTCGACTCGGTCGGCGGGGACACCGGCCGGGCCGCCGTGGACCTGCTCGGCCCCGGCGGCCTGCACCTCGTCTTCGGCTGGTCGGGCTCGGCCGACGGCCCGCTCACCTTCACCGAGGCGGAGCTGGCCGCCCGCGGCATCACCTCCGAGGGCGTACTGGGCCCCGTCATGCTGCGGAAGACCGGTGGCGAGAACCCGCTGCGCACCCTGGAGACCCGCGCCCTCGCCGAGGCGGCGGCGGGCCGCCTGACCCCGGCCGTGCAGCGCTTCCCGCTCGCCGGGGCGGCGGCCGCGCACCGGGCCCTGGAGACGCGCGGCACGATGGGCAAGGTCGTCCTGGAGCCGTGA